One Rhizoctonia solani chromosome 3, complete sequence genomic region harbors:
- a CDS encoding Frag1 domain-containing protein, with the protein MSRQQIVFNSSWVARVHTICASAAFLCALAVGTSLHYKKIVKNGVAGWPQEWWPSVSATIGDWYPERNLFQILIALTSGPRFGLVFLWWFVTRTKHPKAALAIAICGVIRTVSCGGWVYITSNDDHDAHDVLMIIYVVCNLHGWSGVFPTHHMDNIRLGNAGMSKIVATSFFGALPPMIYFFIRHKVQRIPGAYTHYSFFEWWLIVADMLSILLNLPNLISIRTVGSSSAEIEKYGKITRVPETDISADSIHPKASIESKVLPKNVQEKKPENAATSTISSNRPGLIKSIIFSQAATYAADLYLSYCSWSVYTSLAITLFYFNIWELGVTGSELAVISTLTPFWLGIRSFRKSMASHTGQVVTRACVILGMAAYATDEPLGRLFIVAFANMALGIDWAITWSGLNEHVNPMDNSLVLAAGFILANLSKLANHSNNPVWPIVDSRSGGWNKTGLFLALLALVQFASRPPTSTREVVKLDSSRTWMSSVGLGGTIFALYSLFADSGTIVAWSWTGYPAKGPIPGVISGSVTISVLCAGIALASRACFIMYQYRDWVGYAGGLVYGLFLMSIFPKMLQESAFRGSAWVYYLMWLTIVALILADVWATAYAFVPGGVYMRERTDIVLTAEVIAIACGVLNWGKRTIGSNEAQSSNTPSVSVFAKLKSRIRATLGLVMVLAMSVALYRTPRSPPVPHHSGDRLITAGIWTMHFGQDNEGRDSQRRMRNLIRDMELDVVGLLETDLHRTVFGHRDLTQVIAEELGYYVGKSSQQRGSWTGAQLPYLGCCPPLQGKSTHIDPVVFPILNSTHHLLPSPNGELAPAISAVIDAWGTKVHVVVSHNGQEEDPLDRELQSKKLAEIMNATFPEPTIFLGYVVTKPQSPRPAPYFFLTEDGRMHDIDHLDWDRWCEYILYRGLWRVGYARVSRSTITDTELQGKSLTPFCPSTSSHACLYSRQIRRAQTWITITGESDDDRYIRSRKEDMPPGHLFNEAYYPPHGKNGHVYHVFNYPLHYKIPDYAPL; encoded by the exons ATGTCTAGGCAGCAGATCGTCTTCAACTCTTCATGGGTGGCCCGAGTTCACACTATATGCGCAAGTGCTGCATTCCTATGTGCGCTGGCGGTCGGCACATCACTACATTATAAGAAAATAGTCAAGAATGGAGTAGCCGGATGGCCACAAGAATGGTGGCCCAGTGTATCTGCTAC CATTGGTGACTGGTACCCTGAACGCAATCTCTTCCAAATTCTCATTGCGTTGACGTCgg GCCCACGTTTTGGTCTTGTATTCCTATGGTGGTTCGTTACGAGGACTAAACATCCTAAAGCAGCCCTGGCGATTGCCATTTGCGGTGTGATACGAACTGTATCATGTGGAG GATGGGTTTACATCAC TTCAAACGACGATCATGATGCCCATGACGTTCTTATGATCAT ATATGTGGTCTGCAACCTCCATGGATGGTCGGGAGTATTTCCTACACACCACATGGACAACATTCGTCTCGGAAACGCAGGTATGTC AAAAATCGTTGCAACTTC ATTCTTTGGTGCTCTACCTCCTATGATATATTTCTTCATTCGACATAAGGTTCAGAGAATCCCTGGAG CTTATACACATTACAGCTTTTTCGAGTGGTGGTTAATCGTGGCCGACATGCTTTCGATTCTCTTAAATCTG CCGAATTTA ATTTCAATCCGCACCGTGGGCAGTAGCAGCGCAGAAATCGAAAAGTATGGCAAGAT AACCAGAGTACCCGAAACTGATATCTCTGCTGATTCTATACATCCAAAGGCGAGCATAGAGTCGAAAGTTTTGCCAAAAAATGTCCAGGAGAAGAAGCCGGAAAACGCTGCGACCAGTACTATATCTTCGAATCGGCCTGGATTGATTAAATCAATCATTTTCTCTCAAGCAGCTACATACGCGGCAGATTTATATCTTT CCTATTGTTCATGGTCCGTTTACACATCGCTGG CTATTACCTTATTTTATTTCAACATTTGGGAGCTTG GCGTCACCGGCTCTGAGTTAGCAGTTATCAGTACACTCACACCATTCTGGCTTGGTATCAGATCATTCAGGAAAAGTATGGCTTCTCACACGGGCCAAGTCGTCACCCGGGCTTGCGTGATACTTGGCATGGCAGCCTATGCTACGGACGAACCACTTGGCCGTTTGTTCATTGTTGCCTTTGCTAACATGGCCTTGGGTATTGACTGGGCGATTACTTGGAGCGGATTGAATGAACACGTCAATCCCATGGACAATTCGCTGG TCCTTGCTGCTGGTTTCATCCTTGCCAATCTGTCTAAATTGGCTAATCATTCTAACAACCCTGTTTGGCCGATTGTTGACTCGCGCTCCGGTGGATGGAACAAGACTGGGTTGTTCTTGGCACTGCTAGCCCTCGTCCAGTTTGCATCTCGACCTCCCACATCTACCCGAGAAGTCGTCAAACTGGATAGCTCCAGAACATGGATGTCGAGCGTTGGCCTGGGAGGAACCATTTTCGCCTTGTACTCTTTGTTCGCCGACTCAGGAACAATTGTTGCATGGTCATGGACTGGATACCCAGCCAAA GGACCGATCCCCGGAGTAATATCCGGCTCAGTCACTATTTCTGTATTGTGTGCTGGTATTGCTTTAGCAAGTA GAGCATGCTTCATAATGTATCAGTACCGTGATTGGGTCGGATACGCCGGAGGATTGGTGTACGGTCTTTTCTTAATGTCTATCTTCCCCAAGATGCTTCAAGAGTCGGCATTCCGTGGCAGCGCTTGGGTTTATTATCTAATGTGGTTGACGATAGTCGCATTGATACTCGCTGAT GTTTGGGCAACTGCATACGCATTTGTGCCGGGTGGTGTGTATATGCGGGAGAGAACTGACAT TGTCCTCACAGCCGAGGTGATTGCCATTGCTTGTGGCGTACTTAATTGGGGAAAGCGTACGATAGGGTCAAATGAAGCACAGTCTTCTAATACTCCATCTGTATCGGTATTTGCTAAACTCAAGTCTCGTATTCGGGCTACTCTGGGTCTTGTTATGGTTCTGGCAATGTCGGTGGCATTGTATCGCACGCCCCGGAGTCCGCCGGTGCCTCACCACTCGGGTGATCGATTGATTACTGCTGGGATCTGGACAATGC ACTTTGGACAAGACAACGAGGGTAGGGATAGTCAGA GGAGAATGCGCAATTTGATACG CGATATGGAGTTGGATGTTGTTG GTCTCCTTGAAACTGATTTGCAT CGGACTGTATTTGGCCACCGAGATCT GACACAAGTGATAGCAGAAGAGCTTGGCTAT TATGTTGGCAAGTCTTCGCAACAAAGAGG ATCTTGGACCGGGGCCCAACTCCCATACCTGGGGTGCTGTCCTCCTCTCCAAGGCAAGTCTACTCATATTGACCCCGTGGTT TTCCCAATTTTGAACTCGACGCATCATTTGCTGCCCTCGCCCAACGGCGAACTTGCGCCTGCTATCAGTGCGGTTATCGATGCGTGGGGAACCAAAGTCCATGTTGTTGTCTCACACAATGGACAAGAAGAAGACCCCCTGGATAGGGAGCTCCAGAGCAAAAAGCTTGCTGAAATTATGAACGCGACATTCCCAGAGCCTACGATCTTCCTAG GATATGTCGTAACGAAGCCACAATCTCCTCGAC CCGCACCCTACTTTTTCTTAACCGAAGACGGACGAAT GCATGACATCGACCATTTGGACTGGGACCGGTG GTGCGAATATATTCTCTACCGAGGACTC TGGCGAGTTGGATATGCTCGCGTCAGCCGAAGCACAATCACCGATACCGAGCTCCAAGGCAAGTCTCTCACCCCCTTTTGTCCATCGACTTCCTCTCACGCGTGCTTATACAGTCGGCAAATTCGTCGTGCCCAAACATGGATTACCATCACTGGCGAAAGCGATG ATGACCGATACATTCGCTCGCGCAAGGAAGACATGCCACCCGGACACCTCTTCAACGAGGCATACTACCCTCCACATGGGAAGAACGGACATGTATACCATGTGTTT AACTACCCACTGCATTACAAGATACCCGATTATGCGCCCCTCTAA
- a CDS encoding ARID/BRIGHT DNA binding domain yields MGSSSSKSRVTKHGNASTRGSSRGVSGTSIGTGSSGRRRVTANQMQSTHLEFSEIVTFNPIYSHLECYLRQLNWWILDGKLKGAPFRLNKGGPAGPTGECGSVGQWSYCKMNEKYKQPPASRYIGAAAPGFDLGAGLSQTIQTTIQICHQQPLEDANVRTALLYLVERLAYQGVAIRTDLDIFSIYAHLKSMSTTGYAPPPEDVVGTHVMNIMSLAAFKAPVEWENRMELANRIKVELHADILEVQLYYQELQQLSGIDELKRRVSQAREQAEAHIGRGDASHWEELSSVTSMLARVEGMLEHSIRQPGSTTGLSYTPRASTSMSTSGSGSISSSITTRMPSILPSSTTAVNPMPVNVGTKTGLPGAVTLNSYSEPAIPSDRLTFSYLWKLWALQSRKTQQDIPTLGGKFLDLQLLALNITSLGGQAEINRDPRLWKRLAAQLKLIDHENQDDDHSKRIVHMLQKTQGELLLPFEQYCIAWSRLSEEERNKSLLEYATATKTLKAKLPSPMPEVTDTLLPMPVMPVRGATLTPNSPELEEAMKLVDFYFHGFYPGIPLRAKIQRLLELPPSELPNHTWTRKRIDWLSKFSQTYAGRSTDQIIAYMAGIIPQHLSQQLPGKKPITVSPPSGWPVNDVKVTEVPPPTSTAMFPPQLIIQANRFVDITLQAVESVRPMRRVELPDAHQQPLKALVTEAYDLALFLYRASALHYMLFIDEKDTRSGIMHAVLIIEQFFLCSSGYTAHIIRLDQAVAAVTRVRDTVNAMRELMQKDTENI; encoded by the exons ATGGGATCGTCGTCTTCCAAGTCTCGAGTTACGAAGCATGGCAACGCGTCGACCAGGGGCTCTTCTCGTGGAGTTTCGGGTACTTCAATAGGTACTGGGTCCTCCGGGAGGAGGAGAGTTACTGCCAATCAGATGCAGAGCACCCATCTAGAATTCTCAGAG ATTGTTACTTTTAACCCCATCTACTCGCATTTAGAATGTTACCTTCGCCAATTGAATTGGTGGATATTAGATGGGAAACTCAAAGGCGCACCATTTCGTCTCAACAAAGGGGGGCCCGCTGGGCCGACAGGAGAGTGTGGCTCGGTAGGACAGTGGAGCTACTGCAAAATGAACGAGAAGTACAAACAGCCGCCTGCGTCTCGCTACATA GGCGCAGCGGCACCTGGGTTTGACTTGGGAGCAGGTTTGAGCCAAACCATCCAGACGACGATCCAAATTTGTCATCAGCAACCGCTCGAGGATGCAAATGTCCGAACC GCACTGCTGTATCTCGTTGAGCGTCTTGCTTACCAAGGAGTCGCTATTCGCACGGACCTCGATATATTTAGTATTTAcgcccacctcaaatccatgtCGACTACTGGTTACGCTCCCCCTCCCGAAGACGTTGTCGGTACCCATGTAATGAACATTATGAGTCTCGCAGCCTTCAAAGCGCCAGTTGAATGGGAGAATCGAATGGAACTGGCAAACAGGATTAAGGTTGAGTTACATGCCGACATTCTGGAAGTCCAGTTGTACTACCAAGAGCTTCAACAACTCTCTG GAATCGACGAACTGAAAAGACGAGTTTCTCAAGCTAGAGAACAGGCAGAAGCACACATTGGGAGGGGCGATGCCTCGCACTGGGAAGAGCTAAGTTCGGTGACATCTATGCTGGCCAGAGTTGAGGGTATGCTAGAGCATAGTATTCGTCAGCCAGGCTCGACTACAGGCTTATCATATACGCCTCGTGCCTCTACCTCTATGTCTACTTCTGGCTCTGGTTCTATATCTTCATCTATTACCACTCGGATGCCATCCATCTTACCATCTTCGACCACCGCGGTCAACCCTATGCCTGTCAATGTTGGGACTAAGACTGGCCTTCCGGGTGCGGTAACTTTGAATTCATACTCGGAGCCTGCTATTCCTTCCGACCGTCTTACCTTTTCCTATCTATGGAAGCTATGGGCCTTACAAAGCAGAAAAACCCAGCAAGATATACCCACACTGGGGGGAAAGTTCCTAGACCTACAGCTATTGGCTTTGAATATTACCTCACTGGGGGGGCAGGCTGAAATTAACCGTGACCCTAGACTATGGAAACGACTAGCGGCTCAATTGAAGCTGATTGACCACGAAAATCAAGATGACGACCATTCCAAACGTATCGTACACATGCTTCAGAAGACGCAAGGGGAGCTATTACTTCCTTTTGAGCAATATTGCATTGCTTGGAGTCGTCTATCGGAGGAAGAGAGGAATAAAAGCCTGCTAGAATATGCGACAGCCACAAAGACGTTGAAGGCCAAACTCCCTTCTCCTATGCCAGAAGTTACCGACACACTCTTACCCATGCCGGTAATGCCGGTTCGTGGTGCTACGTTGACACCGAATTCGCCTGAGCTTGAGGAAGCCATGAAATTGGTGGATTTTTACTTTCACGGGTTTTATCCTGGCATCCCGCTGCGCGCCAAAATCCAACGGTTACTCGAATTGCCCCCGTCGGAGCTCCCGAATCACACGTGGACACGGAAAAGGATAGACTGGCTGTCCAAGTTCTCCCAAACCTATGCAGGTCGAAGCACGGATCAAATCATTGCATACATGGCAGGAATTATACCTCAACACCTATCACAACAGCTACCTGGAAAGAAGCCGATCACCGTATCGCCCCCAAGTGGGTGGCCAGTCAACGACGTCAAAGTGACAGAAGTACCCCCACCAACAAGCACTGCAATGTTTCCTCCACAGCTCATCATTCAGGCCAATCGATTCGTTGACATAACTTTGCAAGCCGTTGAGAGTGTCC GTCCAATGAGGCGTGTCGAGCTGCCAGATGCACACCAACAGCCTTTAAAGGCGCTTGTTACTGAGGCTTACGATCTGGCGCTTTTCCTCTACCGCGCTTCCGCACTTCATTATATGCTATTTATTGATGAGAAGGATACGAGGAGTGGTATAATGCAC GCTGTGCTCATTATTGAGCAATTTTTCTTATGTTCGAGCGGATACACAGCTCATATTATACGCCTCGATCAAGCGGTGGCTGCAGTCACTCGTGTACGAGACACAGTCAATGCGATGAGAGAGCTTATGCAAAAAGATACCGAGAATATTTAA